One Streptomyces coeruleorubidus DNA segment encodes these proteins:
- a CDS encoding response regulator transcription factor produces the protein MTIRVMLVDDQVLLRTGFRMVLAAQPDMEVVAEAGDGVEALQALRSTEVDVVLMDVRMPKLDGVEATRRICADADPPKVLILTTFDLDEYAFSGLKAGASGFMLKDVPPGELLAAIRAVHSGDAVVAPSTTRRLLDRFAPMLPGAKQPQHQELERLTGREREVMVLVAQGLSNGEIAARLVLSEATVKTHVGRILTKLGLRDRVQVVVLAYETGLVRAGGLG, from the coding sequence ATGACGATCCGCGTGATGCTCGTCGACGACCAGGTGCTGCTGCGCACCGGGTTCCGGATGGTGCTCGCCGCCCAGCCGGACATGGAGGTCGTGGCGGAGGCGGGCGACGGGGTCGAGGCCCTCCAGGCGCTGCGCTCGACCGAGGTCGACGTGGTGCTGATGGACGTCCGTATGCCGAAGCTCGACGGTGTGGAGGCGACCCGTCGGATCTGCGCGGACGCCGACCCGCCGAAGGTGCTCATCCTGACCACCTTCGACCTCGACGAGTACGCCTTCTCCGGGCTGAAGGCGGGCGCCTCCGGCTTCATGCTCAAGGACGTGCCGCCCGGGGAGCTCCTCGCCGCGATCCGCGCCGTGCACAGCGGTGACGCGGTCGTCGCCCCCTCCACCACCCGGCGGCTCCTGGACCGCTTCGCGCCGATGCTGCCGGGCGCGAAGCAGCCCCAGCACCAGGAGCTGGAGCGGCTCACCGGACGCGAGCGCGAGGTCATGGTGCTGGTCGCGCAGGGCCTGTCCAACGGCGAGATCGCGGCCCGGCTGGTGCTGTCCGAGGCGACCGTGAAGACGCACGTGGGCCGCATCCTGACCAAGCTGGGGCTCAGGGACCGGGTGCAGGTGGTGGTGCTGGCATACGAGACGGGGCTGGTGCGGGCCGGCGGGCTCGGCTGA
- a CDS encoding PH domain-containing protein — protein METGSPQDTGPAGTQGAAQTQGAAGTQGAAGAVEDGPVWIALPPGLLKMRRLLLVVWLGLISLAAGLVPGLLAGPAWAAFALPPLALMAWGWVMLERNWRSWRYAERADDLLISRGVLWREETVVPYGRMQLVEVTSGPVERHFGLASVQLHTAAAWTDATIPGLDPAEAERLRDRLTELGEARSAGL, from the coding sequence ATGGAGACGGGGAGCCCGCAGGACACGGGGCCGGCGGGGACACAAGGCGCGGCGCAGACGCAGGGCGCCGCAGGGACACAGGGCGCGGCGGGGGCCGTCGAGGACGGGCCGGTGTGGATCGCGCTGCCGCCCGGACTGCTGAAGATGCGGCGGCTGCTGCTGGTGGTGTGGCTGGGGCTGATCAGCCTGGCCGCCGGGCTGGTGCCGGGCCTGCTGGCCGGGCCCGCCTGGGCCGCCTTCGCACTGCCGCCGCTGGCGCTGATGGCCTGGGGCTGGGTGATGCTGGAGCGCAACTGGCGTTCCTGGCGGTACGCCGAGCGCGCCGACGACCTGCTGATCAGCCGCGGTGTGCTGTGGCGCGAGGAGACGGTCGTGCCGTACGGGCGGATGCAGCTGGTCGAGGTCACGTCCGGGCCCGTCGAGCGGCACTTCGGGCTGGCCAGCGTGCAGCTGCACACGGCCGCCGCCTGGACCGACGCGACCATCCCCGGCCTGGACCCGGCCGAGGCGGAGCGGCTGCGAGACCGGCTCACCGAGCTGGGCGAGGCCCGATCGGCGGGGCTGTGA
- a CDS encoding DUF5937 family protein, producing MSVHIDIAGLRPEQVAVVPSPLAELGMALHALSEPGHHPGLQGWVTGVTARLDPHLADRMCEADFLWRTTFSDLFLPYAGIPGPGTLPCTTLAEELDLLDKLTDEQFVDAALEFTCAVWYGTCGPTALSDPEVRRRSLDLAAARGPRQLRFSERLLADPPRIRAWLRQFLQDCDEAFFAEAWSRLRHQLAADARHKTDLLRHRGLAEALAAVSPAVTLDEAAAGITVDKLGDGRTATGDHGLLLVPTSLGWPHLMVLHRYGWQPVLHYPVGSPEFAAPPTLEQLALRMTALSHPVRMRLCRNLARSAYTTGELAQVHGMTAPEISRHLAVLKKAGLVTTRRRGRYVLHQLDVTVVARLGSEFLEGILR from the coding sequence ATGAGCGTGCACATCGACATCGCGGGGCTGCGGCCGGAGCAGGTCGCCGTCGTGCCCTCGCCCCTGGCCGAGCTGGGCATGGCGCTGCACGCGCTGTCCGAGCCGGGACACCACCCGGGCCTCCAGGGCTGGGTGACGGGCGTGACCGCCCGGCTCGACCCGCATCTGGCCGACCGGATGTGCGAGGCCGACTTCCTGTGGCGGACGACGTTCTCGGACCTGTTCCTGCCGTACGCGGGCATCCCGGGCCCGGGCACGCTGCCGTGCACCACCCTCGCCGAGGAACTGGACCTGCTGGACAAGCTGACGGACGAACAGTTCGTGGACGCGGCGCTGGAGTTCACCTGTGCCGTCTGGTACGGCACGTGCGGGCCCACCGCGCTGTCCGACCCCGAGGTGCGCCGCCGCTCGCTGGACCTGGCCGCCGCGCGCGGGCCGCGGCAGCTGCGGTTCAGCGAGCGGCTGCTGGCCGACCCGCCCCGGATCCGGGCCTGGCTGCGGCAGTTCCTCCAGGACTGCGACGAGGCGTTCTTCGCGGAGGCGTGGTCCCGGCTGCGTCACCAGCTCGCGGCGGACGCCCGCCACAAAACGGACCTCCTCAGACACCGGGGCCTGGCCGAGGCGCTCGCCGCGGTGTCCCCGGCGGTGACGCTCGACGAGGCCGCCGCCGGCATCACGGTCGACAAGCTGGGCGACGGCCGTACGGCCACGGGCGACCACGGCCTGCTGCTCGTCCCGACGAGCCTGGGCTGGCCGCACCTGATGGTCCTGCACCGGTACGGCTGGCAGCCGGTGCTGCACTACCCGGTCGGCTCCCCCGAGTTCGCCGCCCCGCCCACACTGGAGCAGCTGGCCCTGCGCATGACGGCGCTGTCCCATCCCGTGCGGATGCGCCTGTGCCGCAATCTGGCCCGCAGCGCGTACACCACCGGTGAGCTGGCGCAGGTGCACGGCATGACGGCCCCGGAGATATCCCGGCATCTGGCCGTGCTGAAGAAGGCGGGCCTGGTCACCACCCGTCGCCGCGGGCGCTACGTCCTGCACCAGCTGGACGTGACGGTGGTGGCCCGGCTCGGCAGCGAGTTCCTGGAAGGGATCCTCAGGTAG
- a CDS encoding Tat pathway signal protein encodes MKKKILASLAVLGIALTASTVPAEAKTSDGWIRGYDGYGDDLDDEGMLNTYTFENSNATCFWQKILWAMGAEYDRDGSKFTYRMADGIFGPKTAQATKDLNYRIRKVSSSDATKEIFYYMGNRLVKTGGSTARGKDLYLEFRGESYTFRIKRNSEGKYTFDDRNGNHVQAGYRYRTCQ; translated from the coding sequence GTGAAGAAGAAGATCCTTGCCAGCCTTGCCGTCCTGGGTATTGCGCTGACCGCATCCACTGTTCCTGCCGAGGCCAAGACATCGGACGGATGGATCCGCGGATACGACGGGTACGGCGACGATCTGGACGACGAGGGGATGCTCAACACGTACACCTTCGAGAACTCCAACGCCACCTGCTTCTGGCAGAAGATCCTGTGGGCCATGGGAGCCGAGTACGACAGGGACGGCAGCAAGTTCACGTACAGGATGGCCGACGGCATCTTCGGCCCGAAGACAGCGCAGGCGACCAAGGACCTGAACTACCGGATTCGGAAGGTGAGCAGCTCCGACGCCACCAAGGAAATCTTCTACTACATGGGAAATCGACTCGTGAAGACCGGCGGTTCGACCGCTCGCGGCAAGGATCTGTACCTGGAGTTCCGGGGCGAATCCTACACATTCAGGATCAAGCGGAACTCGGAAGGCAAGTACACCTTCGACGACCGGAACGGGAATCACGTACAGGCGGGATACCGCTACCGGACCTGCCAGTAG
- a CDS encoding AfsR/SARP family transcriptional regulator, translating to MEFRLLGGVEARTATGPVELGPARQQTVLAALLVDVNRPVTVEQLVHRVWGDKPPLRATQTLYGYVSRLRRLLPGVIARGAGGGYVLTADEQQVDMHRFRRLLVLARRADDDAQALALFEEAMALWREEPFASADTPWFNTARNTLRKERWAAELDCNDLRLRFGEHAALLATLAEHCAAHPMDERLAAQYMLALYRCGRQADALAHYRHVRGILAEELGVDAGRDLQRLHEAILAGDTKLSPTMRPGPPPAVVSAPAAAPATASPGVGAAADRTGAIPSHLPLDVRGFVGRDAELDELDGLLSAGSPAVIAIVVGTAGVGKTALAVRWAHRMRDRFPDGQLYVDLRGYGTDDPVSAADALAGFLRALGLDGAAIPEDLAERAARFRSLVSRRRMLVLLDNARTVDQVRPMLPAGMSCFTLVTSRESLAGLVAREGAHRIGLDRLPQADAAGLLRTLLGAYADTEPAAIDSLVERCARLPLVLRIAAELVRSRPARTIGDLAEELAEQAALDLLEVEGDPQTAVRAVFSWSYRQLAPPVARAFRLLGVHPGHGMDAYAVAAMTGTGLRDTRKALDVLVRAHLVEQTPGGRYQLHDLLRVYAAELAETAGDDTGPLTRLFDYYLATAAAAMDAIVPHEAERRPDVPAPDAETPAFGDYHAAFGWLDSERTHLLVATQHAEPDYVIRMSDTVWRYLNIGGYHDDAMVLHTRALHAAEALGDVKAEANARRVLGAAALRTGAVSPAVAHLERALALYRQVGDRSLQAATLNNLGVGNWRRSNLVAAADCFRQALALYQEFSVHQRMRAPATNNLARILHILGRSDEALELFEQALAIARENGNRGSEANTLCGLAEVNAAAGRHREALDYAHRALAKARNAGHRSLEGTAMRTLGVVHRCQGDHESAIRRLDTALQISQGVGDLEEVMATLSALAEAHAAAGNPSEALRLHEEALNVDVGSGQRDLRAHALAGIGDIHAALGEHEVSRDFWQQALVIYRELGMPQADEVQARANGHHCLSAPRPSSRASSTATSDTRT from the coding sequence ATGGAGTTTCGGCTGCTGGGCGGTGTTGAGGCACGGACGGCGACCGGACCGGTCGAGCTCGGGCCTGCCCGGCAGCAGACGGTGCTGGCTGCTCTTCTCGTGGACGTCAACCGGCCGGTGACGGTCGAACAGCTCGTGCACCGGGTGTGGGGGGACAAGCCACCGCTGCGTGCCACGCAGACCCTGTACGGGTATGTGTCCCGGCTGCGCCGCCTCCTGCCGGGGGTGATCGCCCGGGGGGCTGGCGGAGGGTACGTACTCACCGCTGACGAGCAGCAGGTTGACATGCACCGGTTCCGCCGGCTGCTCGTGCTGGCGCGGCGGGCCGACGACGACGCGCAGGCGCTGGCACTGTTCGAGGAGGCGATGGCACTGTGGCGGGAAGAGCCGTTCGCGAGCGCCGACACCCCCTGGTTCAACACGGCCCGTAACACGCTCCGCAAGGAGCGGTGGGCGGCCGAACTGGACTGCAACGACCTGCGGCTGCGGTTCGGTGAACACGCCGCACTGCTTGCCACACTGGCCGAGCACTGCGCAGCGCATCCGATGGACGAGCGGCTGGCCGCGCAATACATGCTCGCCCTGTACCGCTGCGGTCGGCAGGCCGACGCCCTCGCCCACTATCGGCACGTACGCGGCATCCTCGCCGAGGAGTTGGGCGTCGACGCCGGCCGTGACCTGCAGCGGCTGCACGAGGCAATCCTCGCCGGGGACACGAAGCTGAGCCCCACCATGCGCCCGGGGCCCCCACCGGCGGTCGTTTCGGCACCGGCAGCTGCACCTGCCACTGCCTCGCCCGGCGTGGGCGCCGCCGCCGACCGCACCGGCGCGATCCCGTCCCACCTGCCCCTCGACGTCCGGGGTTTCGTCGGCCGGGACGCTGAGCTCGACGAGCTGGACGGCCTGCTGTCCGCCGGCTCACCCGCGGTCATCGCCATCGTGGTCGGCACCGCCGGGGTCGGCAAGACAGCACTGGCGGTGCGGTGGGCGCATCGGATGCGCGACCGTTTCCCGGACGGCCAGCTCTATGTGGACCTGCGTGGCTACGGCACGGACGACCCGGTGTCGGCGGCCGACGCGCTCGCCGGCTTTCTCCGCGCGCTCGGGCTGGACGGCGCCGCGATCCCCGAAGATCTCGCCGAGCGCGCGGCCCGTTTCCGGTCGCTGGTCAGCCGGCGCCGGATGCTGGTTCTGCTCGACAACGCCCGTACCGTGGACCAGGTACGCCCGATGCTGCCGGCCGGCATGTCCTGCTTCACCCTGGTGACCAGTCGTGAATCGCTGGCCGGGCTCGTCGCCAGAGAGGGCGCGCACCGCATCGGGCTCGACCGGCTGCCGCAGGCCGATGCCGCCGGCCTGCTGCGCACGTTGCTCGGCGCGTACGCCGACACCGAACCGGCCGCGATCGACTCCTTGGTCGAGCGGTGCGCAAGACTGCCGCTGGTCCTGCGGATCGCGGCGGAACTGGTCCGTTCACGACCGGCCCGTACCATCGGCGACCTGGCCGAGGAGCTGGCCGAGCAGGCCGCCCTGGACCTGCTGGAGGTCGAGGGAGACCCGCAGACGGCGGTGCGCGCGGTGTTCTCCTGGTCGTACCGGCAGCTCGCCCCGCCCGTGGCGCGGGCCTTCCGGCTGCTCGGCGTGCATCCCGGACACGGCATGGACGCCTACGCGGTGGCGGCGATGACCGGGACCGGGCTGCGGGACACGCGCAAGGCGCTCGACGTGCTGGTCCGTGCCCACCTCGTGGAGCAGACTCCCGGCGGCCGCTACCAGCTGCACGACCTGCTGCGTGTCTACGCCGCCGAGCTTGCCGAGACCGCCGGCGACGACACGGGACCGCTGACCCGGCTGTTCGACTATTACCTCGCCACCGCGGCCGCCGCCATGGACGCCATCGTCCCGCACGAGGCCGAACGCCGGCCCGATGTCCCCGCGCCGGACGCCGAGACACCGGCATTCGGCGACTACCACGCGGCGTTCGGCTGGCTGGACAGCGAACGCACCCACCTGCTCGTCGCCACACAACACGCCGAGCCGGACTACGTGATCAGGATGTCCGACACGGTGTGGCGCTACCTCAACATCGGCGGATACCACGACGACGCCATGGTGTTGCATACACGCGCACTCCATGCCGCCGAGGCTCTGGGCGACGTCAAGGCCGAGGCCAATGCCCGGCGGGTACTCGGGGCTGCGGCACTCAGGACGGGAGCCGTATCACCGGCGGTCGCTCACCTGGAGCGGGCACTGGCCCTGTACCGGCAGGTCGGCGACCGATCATTGCAGGCAGCGACCCTGAACAACCTCGGCGTCGGGAACTGGCGGCGGTCGAACCTGGTCGCGGCAGCGGACTGCTTCCGCCAGGCTCTGGCCCTCTACCAGGAGTTCAGCGTCCACCAGCGCATGCGCGCGCCGGCCACGAACAACCTCGCACGTATCCTGCACATCCTGGGCAGGTCCGACGAGGCACTCGAACTGTTCGAGCAGGCGCTGGCCATCGCGCGAGAGAACGGGAACCGAGGGAGCGAGGCGAACACGCTGTGCGGTCTGGCGGAAGTGAACGCCGCGGCCGGTCGTCACCGAGAGGCGCTGGACTACGCGCATCGTGCCCTGGCGAAGGCGCGCAACGCCGGTCACCGCAGCCTCGAAGGCACCGCCATGCGGACGCTCGGCGTCGTGCACCGCTGCCAGGGGGATCACGAGTCGGCGATACGCCGTCTCGACACCGCACTGCAGATCTCTCAGGGCGTGGGCGACCTGGAGGAGGTCATGGCAACGCTCAGCGCGCTGGCCGAGGCGCACGCTGCTGCGGGGAACCCGAGCGAGGCGCTCAGGCTCCACGAGGAGGCGCTGAACGTGGATGTCGGGTCTGGTCAACGCGACCTTCGGGCCCACGCGCTTGCGGGCATCGGTGACATCCACGCCGCACTCGGCGAGCACGAGGTGAGCCGCGATTTCTGGCAGCAGGCGCTGGTGATCTACCGGGAGCTGGGCATGCCGCAGGCCGACGAGGTGCAGGCGAGGGCCAACGGGCACCACTGCCTCTCGGCGCCGAGGCCGTCGTCAAGGGCTTCCAGCACAGCAACCTCTGACACCCGAACTTGA
- a CDS encoding SAM-dependent methyltransferase: MTAATRGKGPVEHDGHEWRGWRAAVREALYGPGGFYRRAEGPAGHFRTSVHASPLFAGAVAGLLCRVDEALGRPTTLDFVDMAAGRGELAGGVLAALPADVAARTRAYAVEVAERPEGLDHRIEWLAEPPQGITGLLFANEWLDNVPVDVAEVDSAGVARLVLVREDGTERLGEPVDGAQARWLARWWPLSGEAGLRAEIGLSRDEAWASAVATLDRGLAVAVDYAHTADTRPPFGTLTGFREGRETAAVPDGSCDITAHVALDACALPGGRLLPQREALRALGVTGARPPLTLASTAPAAYVRALASAGEAAELTASGGLGDFGWLVQPVGIGDPL, from the coding sequence GTGACAGCAGCGACGAGGGGCAAGGGACCCGTGGAACACGACGGGCACGAGTGGCGCGGGTGGCGTGCGGCCGTGCGGGAGGCCCTGTACGGGCCGGGCGGCTTCTATCGCCGGGCCGAGGGTCCGGCCGGGCACTTCCGGACGTCCGTGCACGCGTCACCGCTGTTCGCCGGGGCCGTGGCGGGGCTGCTGTGCCGGGTCGACGAGGCGCTGGGGCGGCCCACGACGCTGGACTTCGTCGACATGGCGGCCGGGCGGGGCGAGCTGGCCGGCGGGGTGCTCGCCGCGCTCCCGGCCGACGTGGCGGCCCGCACGCGCGCGTACGCCGTGGAAGTCGCCGAGCGGCCCGAGGGGCTCGATCACCGGATCGAGTGGCTGGCCGAGCCGCCGCAGGGCATCACCGGGTTGCTGTTCGCCAACGAGTGGCTGGACAACGTACCGGTGGACGTCGCGGAGGTGGACTCCGCGGGCGTGGCGCGGCTGGTGCTGGTCAGGGAGGACGGGACCGAGCGGCTCGGGGAGCCGGTCGACGGGGCGCAGGCGCGGTGGCTGGCGCGCTGGTGGCCGCTGTCCGGCGAGGCGGGACTGCGGGCCGAGATCGGCCTGTCCAGGGACGAGGCCTGGGCCTCGGCGGTCGCCACGCTCGACCGGGGGCTCGCCGTCGCCGTGGACTACGCGCACACGGCGGACACACGGCCGCCGTTCGGGACGCTGACCGGCTTCCGGGAGGGCCGCGAGACGGCGGCCGTGCCGGACGGCTCGTGCGACATCACGGCGCATGTCGCGCTCGACGCGTGCGCGCTGCCCGGCGGGCGCCTGCTCCCGCAGCGCGAGGCGCTGCGCGCCCTGGGCGTGACCGGCGCACGCCCCCCGCTCACGCTGGCGTCCACCGCCCCCGCCGCCTACGTACGCGCCCTCGCGAGCGCCGGGGAGGCCGCCGAGCTCACCGCGTCGGGCGGGCTGGGCGACTTCGGGTGGCTGGTACAGCCGGTCGGGATCGGGGATCCGCTCTAG
- a CDS encoding NADH-quinone oxidoreductase subunit D, with the protein MTPTTETMVGIGGAAESTDMVLNIGPQHPSTHGVLRLKLVLDGERITHAEPVIGYMHRGAEKLFEARDYRQIIMLANRHDWLSAFSNELGVVLAVERMLGMEVPERAVWLRTLLAELNRVLNHLMFLGSYPLELGGITPIFYAFREREELQHVMEEVSGGRMHYMFNRVGGLKEDLPAGWTTRARAAVADVRSRMDRFDDLVLGNEIFRGRTRGVGTLAPEAVHAYGVSGPIGRASGVDFDLRRDEPYLAYGELGDVLKVVTRQEGDCLARFECLLEQTHNALDLADACLDRLAELPPGPVNQRLPKVLKAPEGHTYAWTENPLGINGYYLVSKGEKTPYRLKLRSASYNNIQVLTELLPGTLVADMVAILGSMFFVVGDIDK; encoded by the coding sequence ATGACTCCTACGACGGAGACCATGGTCGGAATCGGCGGCGCCGCGGAGAGCACCGACATGGTGCTCAACATCGGGCCGCAGCACCCGTCCACCCACGGCGTGCTGCGGCTGAAGCTCGTCCTGGACGGCGAGCGCATCACGCACGCGGAGCCGGTGATCGGCTATATGCACCGCGGCGCGGAGAAGCTGTTCGAGGCGCGCGACTACCGCCAGATCATCATGCTCGCCAACCGCCACGACTGGCTGTCGGCCTTCTCCAACGAGCTGGGCGTGGTCCTCGCCGTGGAGCGGATGCTCGGCATGGAGGTCCCCGAGCGCGCGGTGTGGCTGCGCACGCTGCTCGCCGAGCTGAACCGGGTGCTCAACCACCTGATGTTCCTCGGCTCGTACCCGCTGGAGCTCGGCGGGATCACGCCGATCTTCTACGCCTTCCGGGAGCGCGAGGAGCTCCAGCACGTCATGGAGGAGGTCTCCGGCGGGCGGATGCACTACATGTTCAACCGGGTGGGCGGCCTCAAGGAGGACCTGCCGGCCGGGTGGACCACGCGCGCACGTGCCGCCGTCGCCGACGTGCGTTCCCGGATGGACCGCTTCGACGACCTGGTGCTGGGCAACGAGATCTTCCGGGGCCGCACCCGGGGGGTCGGCACGCTCGCCCCGGAGGCGGTACACGCCTACGGCGTCAGCGGGCCGATCGGGCGCGCCTCGGGCGTGGACTTCGACCTGCGCCGGGACGAGCCCTACCTCGCCTACGGGGAGCTGGGCGACGTCCTGAAGGTGGTGACCCGGCAGGAGGGCGACTGCCTCGCCCGCTTCGAGTGCCTCCTGGAGCAGACGCACAACGCGCTGGACCTGGCCGACGCCTGCCTCGACCGGCTCGCCGAGCTGCCGCCCGGGCCGGTCAACCAGCGGCTCCCGAAGGTCCTGAAGGCACCCGAGGGCCACACGTACGCCTGGACCGAGAACCCGCTCGGCATCAACGGCTACTACCTGGTCAGCAAGGGCGAGAAGACGCCGTACCGGCTGAAGCTGCGCTCGGCCTCGTACAACAACATCCAGGTGCTGACGGAGCTGCTGCCGGGGACGCTGGTCGCGGACATGGTGGCGATCCTGGGGTCGATGTTCTTCGTCGTGGGCGACATCGACAAGTAA
- a CDS encoding sensor histidine kinase, protein MQRLYDFLRRHPMWVDGSWAVVLLGISVVGGASGGFGPPAVAVPLAMLLCLVVALRRRMPEKMLLLATAVGVAQLITDVEMGPHDFAMLVIVYTVAAEGARWASRFALAAGLCAAPVAQLRWPNDQTGVFGDMVLAVFMTVPFALAWVLGDSIRTRRAYFAQLEERAARLEREREAQSKVAVAAERARIARELHDVVAHNVSVMVVQADGAAYVLDAAPDQAKKALETISSTGRQALAEMRRLLGVLRTGEHEEAGEYVPQPDVQQIEDLVEQCRGHGLPVDFKVEGTPRPLPSGVELTAYRIVQEALTNTRKHGGPGAGASVRLVYFDDGLGLLVEDDGKGAPHELYEEGGLDGQGHGLIGMRERVGMVGGTLDAGPRPGGGFRISALLPLKPAH, encoded by the coding sequence GTGCAGCGTCTCTATGACTTCCTCCGCAGGCACCCGATGTGGGTCGACGGCTCCTGGGCCGTGGTCCTCCTCGGGATTTCCGTGGTCGGCGGAGCGTCGGGCGGATTCGGCCCCCCGGCCGTCGCCGTTCCGCTCGCGATGCTGCTGTGCCTGGTGGTGGCGCTGCGCCGCCGCATGCCGGAGAAGATGCTGCTGCTCGCGACCGCGGTCGGTGTGGCCCAGCTGATCACCGATGTCGAGATGGGCCCCCACGACTTCGCCATGCTGGTGATCGTCTACACGGTCGCGGCGGAGGGTGCCCGCTGGGCCTCCCGCTTCGCGCTGGCCGCCGGCCTGTGCGCGGCCCCCGTGGCACAGCTGCGCTGGCCGAACGATCAGACGGGCGTCTTCGGCGACATGGTCCTGGCGGTCTTCATGACCGTGCCCTTCGCCCTCGCCTGGGTGCTCGGCGATTCCATCCGCACCCGCCGCGCCTACTTCGCGCAGCTGGAGGAGCGGGCCGCCCGTCTGGAGAGGGAGCGCGAGGCACAGTCCAAGGTCGCCGTCGCCGCGGAACGCGCTCGGATCGCCCGCGAGTTGCACGACGTCGTCGCGCACAACGTCTCGGTGATGGTGGTGCAGGCCGACGGCGCCGCCTACGTCCTCGACGCCGCGCCCGACCAGGCGAAGAAGGCCCTGGAGACCATCTCCTCCACCGGCCGCCAGGCCCTCGCCGAGATGCGCCGCCTGCTCGGCGTGCTGCGCACCGGGGAGCACGAGGAGGCCGGCGAGTACGTGCCGCAGCCCGACGTCCAGCAGATCGAGGACCTCGTCGAGCAGTGCCGCGGGCACGGACTGCCCGTCGACTTCAAGGTCGAGGGCACCCCCCGCCCGCTGCCCAGCGGCGTCGAGCTCACCGCCTACCGCATCGTGCAGGAGGCGCTCACCAACACCCGCAAGCACGGCGGGCCGGGCGCGGGCGCGAGCGTGCGCCTGGTGTACTTCGACGACGGCCTCGGCCTGCTCGTCGAGGACGACGGCAAGGGCGCCCCGCACGAGCTGTACGAGGAGGGCGGGCTCGACGGCCAGGGCCACGGCCTGATCGGCATGCGGGAACGGGTCGGCATGGTCGGCGGCACCCTGGACGCCGGCCCGCGCCCGGGCGGAGGGTTCCGCATCAGTGCCCTCCTGCCGCTCAAACCCGCTCACTGA
- a CDS encoding transposase family protein: protein MKNNPSPVEGPDDLVYTARLPLSSATLNYLATVIRGHLKKIGSRWRALPAGKIAGIVLAVLRCDQRPGDLAGGNGVHRTTVTRWVREAVGLLAARAPRLDRALKKIARTGGGVVLLDGTLIRTRRRTGTANRKNCSGKHKCHGLLVIALTDDRGRLLWVSAARPGRSSEITACRHDLLTAKLRAAGLGAIADLGFVGLDDSGPDIDPAVITGYKAARNRPLTRGQKLSNKALAAVRAPVEHGFAHLKNWRVLGKVRTDPKWATTLVRALLVLTNREVSR, encoded by the coding sequence GTGAAGAACAACCCCAGCCCCGTCGAGGGCCCTGACGACCTTGTCTACACCGCCCGCCTGCCGCTGTCGAGCGCCACCCTGAACTACCTCGCCACCGTGATACGCGGCCACCTGAAGAAGATCGGCTCGCGGTGGCGGGCCCTGCCCGCGGGGAAGATCGCCGGCATCGTGCTGGCGGTGCTGCGCTGTGACCAGCGCCCCGGCGACCTCGCCGGCGGGAACGGAGTGCACCGCACCACCGTCACCCGGTGGGTACGCGAGGCCGTCGGCCTGCTCGCCGCCCGCGCCCCGCGCCTGGACCGCGCGCTCAAGAAGATCGCCCGGACGGGTGGCGGGGTGGTCCTCCTCGACGGCACCCTGATACGGACCCGGCGGCGCACCGGCACGGCGAACCGGAAGAACTGCTCCGGCAAGCACAAGTGCCATGGCCTGCTGGTGATCGCGCTCACCGACGACCGGGGCCGCCTGCTGTGGGTCTCGGCGGCCCGCCCTGGACGATCCTCGGAGATCACCGCCTGCCGCCACGACCTGCTCACCGCGAAACTGCGGGCGGCCGGGCTCGGCGCCATCGCCGACCTGGGCTTCGTCGGCCTCGACGACAGCGGCCCGGACATCGACCCAGCGGTGATCACCGGCTACAAAGCCGCCCGCAACCGGCCCCTGACCCGAGGGCAGAAACTGTCCAACAAGGCGCTCGCCGCCGTCCGGGCGCCGGTCGAGCACGGCTTCGCCCATCTCAAGAACTGGCGGGTCCTCGGCAAGGTCCGCACCGACCCAAAGTGGGCAACAACCCTGGTCAGGGCCCTGCTGGTCCTGACGAACCGCGAAGTCTCCCGCTGA